A region of the Streptococcus suis genome:
GCTTCATGCTCTCTATCAACGGTAAGGAAGTTGGTTCCCACTTTGCTCTAACTCCTGCCAAACTCAACTTCCGCCACAATGCAACGGCTCTTGGAAATTCACCTGAAGCCTACGAAAAACTATTTTTCGATGTCCTAAATGGTGATTCTACTAACTTTAGCCATTGGGAAGAAGTGAAAGCAAGCTGGAGCTTGATTGACCGCATTGTTGATTTGTGGGCAAGCAACCAAGTTCCTCTCCACACCTACCCAGCTGGAACTATGGGACCTGAGGCAGCCTTTGATTTGCTAGAAAGCTACGGCTGCAAGTGGGTATGGACGCCAGATGTGTGGTACCGTGAGCGTGGCTTATTGAAATAGTCATTTAGTTTATCTTTGATTACTTCGTTAACTCGCTTTGCCGTACTCCACGAAAGTGACTTGCTTCGCATGTCTTATTTCCAACCTAGAACAGCCTCTAGGCTGTTCTAGCAACCTGCACCTCGTTGCCTTGTACTAAAAGCAAACTAAACGACTACATATAAAAACTGGAGCAATCCAGTTTTTTTGGGAGATATTTATGACTGAATTAAACACCATTCTCACACAACTCCAAGCAGCCAGCCATGCTGGCACCCTCAAGCGTTATGAAAAAATTGGTGAAACCAAGCCCTACTACGGCGTTCCAATGGGAGCTATTTCTGGTATCGCTAAGACTTATAAAAATCGACTGGACTTGTTTGCTCCACTCTGGCAAACAGGTGTCCTAGAGGCACAATATTTAGCCATTCAAATTGCCAAAAATAAGCCCGACCAACTGACCCTAGAGGATTTAGAAAACTGCCTCAAGGAAGAATTTTCTGTCAATGTCTTAGACAAACTAGCTTCTATCATTCTCAGCAAACGAAAAGACAGTAAGGATTGGGAAACCTACTTGCTGGACAAAAATTCAGCCATTTTTCAACGCATTGGCTGGTTCCTCCGTGCCAAATATTTTGCTGGAAGAACTGCCTCAAATCAAGAAATCGAAGAAACTCTAGACCATATTCGCCAGCATTTGCAAACCGCAGCCCCGCCTATCCAATGGACCATGAACCAATGCTTGGTGGAGATTGCGGTTGCCTATCCCAACTATCTGGAACAAGGCATTGCAATCGGTCAAGAGTTAGCTGTCTATGCGGACATGAAAGTACCAAAAGGCTGTACTTCTGCCTATGCACCCGACTGGATTGAGGCATTATTGAGGAGGAAATGAGATGCAACATAAAGGAACTCAGATTTTAGAAACAGAACGACTGATTTTACGCCCTTTTCAAGCAAGCGATGTTGAGCCCGTTTTCCAAAACTGAACTTCAGATGAAAAGGTTACCACCTATCTGACCTGGCCAACTCATCAGACACTCCAAGATACTGAAGACTATGTCCAGTTCTGTCTTCAATCCTATTCACAGGAAAAAACATACAGGTGGGTAATTGAGCTCAAAGAAAATCAGCAACCCATTGGAGATATTTCCGTTGTCAGCCTTGATGAAAGAGTTCAAGCTGCCGAATTAGGTTGGGTGTTTAGCAGACAATGGTGGGGCCAAGGCTATCTAGTCATTTAGTTTTTCTTTTATTACTTCGTTAACTCGCTTTGCCGTACTCTAGTACTGTCTGCAGCTCGTTGCCTAGTACTAAAAGTAAACTAAAAGACTATACTGCCCGAAGTCACTCGCTTTCTACTAGAAGAGGGCGGCTGTTTACTGATTACAGCTGTTCACGGTAGTAAGAACCGTCCGTCTGGTCGCGTCATGGAAAAAGTCGGTATGACCTATGAAGGAACTCTCCGCCAAGCCGCTCGAAACAATTGTGGTATTGTGGATATTGCCCTTTACTGTAACCGCCCAATAACAAGGTATCTATCTAATCACTCCCTCCTCCTGTATACTGTTATAAAAAACAAAACTGGAGGATTTATTATGTCACACCCCATCGTCCCATTGACTATTCCCCTATCTCGCCGCTTTGAGAAGAAAGGCAGAAATGATATTCTGATGAAAATTCGTCTCGGAAAAGTGGAAGTCACATTCTTTCACTCTATCAACCAAAAAATATTAGAAACAATCTTGGATAAGGTACTGCACTATGACCATCCGACTCAGTGATTTAGGTCAAGTCTACTTGGTTTGCGGTAAAACGGACATGCGTCAAGGGATTGATTCTCTCGCCTACCTTGTCAAAAGTCAATTCAATCTGGATCCCTTTTCAGGTCAGGTCTATCTCTTCTGCGGAGGTCGAAAAGACCGATTCAAAGCTCTTTACTGGGACGGACAAGGATTTTGGTTATTGTATAAACGTTTTGAGAATGGAAAATTGACCTGGCCAAACAATGAAGAAGAGGTCAAGGCTCTAACTTCCGAGCAGGTGGACTGGCTCATGAAAGGATTTTCTATCAATCCAAAAATAAATCTTTCAAAAAGTCGTGATTTCTATTGAAATCATGGCTTTTCTTTGTGTATAATGAGATAAAAAGAAGGAGGTAAGTCCATGGAGTCACAAGATAAAGTGATTGAAAGTCTAACAAAAACCATTGAAATCATGACCAACGAGTTGAGCCTCCTTCGTGAACAGATTGAGTATCTGAGACAGAAACTCTACGGAAAATCATCAGAGAAGGTTGTGTATCAACCCGGTCAGCTGAGCTTGTTTGGGGAGGAAATTCTCCCTGAAGAAGAAGCTGACTTACCCAGTTGAAACAGAAACGATTACCTATAAACGCAAGAAAGCTAAGGGAGTTCGTCAGGCTATTTTCAGCCAATTCACTCCAGAGATAGTGCATCACGAATTGCAAGGCGAAGATTGTACCTGTCCAGACTGTCATGGTCAATTAAAGGAGATTGGTTCAACTGTTCAACGACAAGAGTTGGTCTTCATTCCTGCACAATTAAAGCGGATTGACCATGTTCAACACGCATACAAGTGTCAGGCATGTAGTCAGAAGAATCTGAGCGATAAGATTATCAAGGCTCCCATTCCTAAGGCACCTTTGGCACACAGCTTGGGTTCAGCCTCTATCATTGCCCACACCATTCACCAGAAGTTCAATCTGAAGGTGCCCAATTACCGTCAGGAAGAGGATTGGAACAAGCTCGGTCTGCCCATCAGTCGCAAGGAAATAGCCAATTGGCACATCAAGTCTAGTCAGTATTATTTCGAACCGATTTATAACCTGTTGCACGAGAAATTGTTGGAGCAGCCTATTCTCCATGCGGATGAAACCTCCTACAAGGTCTTAGAAAATGATAGCCAGTTGACCTTCTACTGGACTTTCTTGTCTGGGAAGCATGAGAAAAAGGGCATCACCCTCTATCATCATGACAAACGACGGAGTGGCTTGGTTGTGGAGGAAGTTCTTGGGGACTATGCGGGCTATGTACATTGTGACATGTGGTCAGCCTATCGGCAGTTAGACAAGGCTCAGCTGGTTGGCTGTTGGGCTCATGTCAGAAGAAAATTCTTTGAGGCGACTCCTAAGAAGACAGACAAGACTTCTTTAGGAGCCAAGGGCTTAGCCTATTGCGACCGCCTGTTTGCCTTGGAGAATGACTGGACTGACTTGTCTACTGAGGAGCGGCTGCATAAACGGCAGACAGAGTTGGCTCCCTTGATGGACGAGTTCTTTGATTGGTGTCGCAATCAGGCTGTCTTGCCAGGTTCCAAATTGGGCACTGCAATAGAGTATAGCCTCAAATACGAAACCACCTTCCGAACCGTTCTCTCGGATGGCGATTTAGTCCTGTCCAACAATATGGCTGAGAGGGCTATGAAGACCTTGGTGATGGGACGTAAAAATTGGCTGTTCTCTCAAAGCTTTGAGGGGGCCAAGTCGACAGCTATCATTTTGAGTCTTTTAGAAACTGCTAAACGACACGGTCTTGATGCAGAGAAATATATGACCTATCTTCTAGAACACTTACCTAACGAAGAGACGCTCGCAAAAAAAGAAGTTCTGGAGGCTTATTTACCATGGGCTGAAAATATTCAAGAAAAGTGCAAATAGAAAAAGGTTCCAGAGTCGACAGGACTTTGGAACCTTTTCAATATACCTTGTTATTGGGCGGTTACCCTTTACTCACTGTTGCATACAGATAGAAAAAGTCGCTAGTTCTTGTTGAACTAACGACTTTTTTCTACACCAATCCTTCCAAAAGCCCACGCATGAACTCTTCAGACTTGAATTCTCCGATGTCATCGATTTTCTCACCGAAACCAATCAATTTCACTGGAATATCTAGTTCCTGACGAATAGCAAGAACGACGCCACCTTTTGCAGTACCGTCTAGCTTGGTCAAAACAAGACCTGTCAATGGAGTAATTTTTGCAAATTCTTTGGCTTGACTAAGGGCGTTTTGTCCTGTCGAGGCATCTAGTGCTAAGAGGGTTTCATGCGGTGCATCAGGAAGTGTTCGTTTAATGATACGACCGATTTTTTCCAGCTCTGCCATAAGGTTTTCTTTATTTTGCAAACGACCTGCTGTGTCAATCATGAGAATATCCACGCCTTCTGCCACGGCACGTTTTACCCCATCAAAAACCACACTAGCTGGGTCTGACTTTTCAGGTCCTGTGACCACTGGCACATCGACACGGCGACCCCACTCGACCAGCTGGGCTACCGCACCCGCACGGAAGGTGTCCGCTGCGACCAACATGACCTTCTTGCCAGCTTGCTTGTACTTGTAGGCTAACTTACCGATAGACGTCGTCTTCCCAACACCGTTGACACCGACAAAGAGCATGACTGTCAAATCATCTTGGAAATTGATATGCTCGCTGAATTGACCGTCTTTTTCGTAAATATCCACCAATTTTTCGATGATAACCCGACGGAGTTCATCTGTCTTCTTGGCATTTTGCAACTTGGCTTCATAGCGGAGCTCCTCTGTCAGCGTAGAAGCAACTTGCACACCTACGTCTGACAAAATCAGCATTTCTTCCAACTCTTCGAAAAATTCTTCATCAACCGAACGGAAATTGGCAAAGAATTCATTGAGCCTTGCCCCAAAGCCTGTACGTGTCTTTTTCAAGGTACGCTGGTACTTATCCTGCTCACTTTCTTGCTCTACTGGAGCCACTTCCTGAACAGGCTCTTCTTTGGCCTTGGTTTGAATAGCTGGGTCAAAGCCTTGTTCCTGCGCTTCCTTCACTCGAGCCGCAGCGGCTTCTTTGGCTGCATAATATTGAGCCATCATGTCTAAGGTCCGTTGTTTCTGAGCTTCTTGTTCGGCTGTCAATTCAGGATCTGCTACTTCAGACTGGAACTCTTCCATTTCTTGAGTAGCTGACTCAACCTCAGTAGTTACTGTATCTTCGCTAAAAGCCGACTGCTCCCTTTCCACTTCTTCAACAAGAGCGACTTGCTCCTCTTGTTTTTCTTGTCCAAATAATCGATCAAATAATCCCATACTAGTCCTCATTCAATACATAGTGCTTGATGGCCCAAGCAATGCCATCTTCATCATTGGTTTTTGGTAAAACGACATTTGCTGCTGATTTGATTTCTTCAGTTGCGTTTGCCATGGCAACTCCTAAACCAGCCCATTCAATCATAGACAAGTCATTTCCTTCATCACCACAGGCCATGACTTCTGACTGATCAATCCCCAGATGTCCAATCAACTTAGCCAAACCATTTGCCTTATGAACACCTTTTGGACTCCACTCGAGCAGAATATCACGCGATTTGAAAATCTCGAAGCGCTCGTGAAGTTCCGCAGGAATTTTTGGAATTTGTCCATCCAAAAAGTCTGCTGCCACAGCTGAAACTGCCTTATTGTAGACAAAATCTTCTGGCATTTCCTCATCGCTTGCCACAATTTTATTAAGCAATGGATTACAAGTTAGATAAAGTGATTCATGGGCTGATGGTAGAGAATAGACATCACCACCATAGAGAACATCCAGAGGCAGGTCTAAATCATTTGTCACACGACGGATGGTGCGCACATCTTCAATGGTGAAGCCAACCTTATCCAAAACCCGACCTGTATTTTCCTGGACTAGACCACCGTTAAATGTAATCGAATATTGATTCTCCCCTAGCAGATCTAGTTCTTCTAGAAAAGTACCGATAGCTTGTAAAGGACGCCCTGTTGTCAGAACTACATAAACTCCACGCTCACGCGCTGCCTGCAAGGCCTTTTTATTAGCTTCTGAAATCCGTTTGTCCGATGTCAGAAGTGTTCCATCCAAATCCAATGCAATCAACTTAATTGCCATTTACTTCCTCCTCTAAATAGGCTAATACTGCTCCATCATTGCAATGACCAATAATAGAATCTGCCTTGGCCTTCACGTCCTCTCTTGCATTTTCTGTCGCAAGAGCCAGACCTGCAAAGCCAAACATATCTAAATCATTTTGATTATCACCAAATGCCACTACATCCTGACGGGCAATTTCAAAATGAGCACAGAGATGGCTCAATCCAACTGATTTATTTGAACCATTTGGAATTATATCAATATTGTCAAAACCAGTTGTCATGGCCGTTACACTTTCAAATGTATCATTTAACCATCGTCTGGCATCGTCCATTTCCTCAGGAGAAAATTTGGCATTGATTTTTATAATCTCTTCTCGAACTTCTTCAAATGTGTCTACCAATCGAAAATGTGCGTAATAATTCGTCATCGCTTCTAAAAACTGAGGCTCAGCATTTTTTAATAAATAAAAGTTTTCGAGTCCAGACAGCACCATGGACTGACTGCTAC
Encoded here:
- a CDS encoding transposase, producing MESQDKVIESLTKTIEIMTNELSLLREQIEYLRQKLYGKSSEKVVYQPGQLSLFGEEILPEEEADLPS
- a CDS encoding transposase: MGRKFSLKKKLTYPVETETITYKRKKAKGVRQAIFSQFTPEIVHHELQGEDCTCPDCHGQLKEIGSTVQRQELVFIPAQLKRIDHVQHAYKCQACSQKNLSDKIIKAPIPKAPLAHSLGSASIIAHTIHQKFNLKVPNYRQEEDWNKLGLPISRKEIANWHIKSSQYYFEPIYNLLHEKLLEQPILHADETSYKVLENDSQLTFYWTFLSGKHEKKGITLYHHDKRRSGLVVEEVLGDYAGYVHCDMWSAYRQLDKAQLVGCWAHVRRKFFEATPKKTDKTSLGAKGLAYCDRLFALENDWTDLSTEERLHKRQTELAPLMDEFFDWCRNQAVLPGSKLGTAIEYSLKYETTFRTVLSDGDLVLSNNMAERAMKTLVMGRKNWLFSQSFEGAKSTAIILSLLETAKRHGLDAEKYMTYLLEHLPNEETLAKKEVLEAYLPWAENIQEKCK
- a CDS encoding signal recognition particle-docking protein FtsY, coding for MGLFDRLFGQEKQEEQVALVEEVEREQSAFSEDTVTTEVESATQEMEEFQSEVADPELTAEQEAQKQRTLDMMAQYYAAKEAAAARVKEAQEQGFDPAIQTKAKEEPVQEVAPVEQESEQDKYQRTLKKTRTGFGARLNEFFANFRSVDEEFFEELEEMLILSDVGVQVASTLTEELRYEAKLQNAKKTDELRRVIIEKLVDIYEKDGQFSEHINFQDDLTVMLFVGVNGVGKTTSIGKLAYKYKQAGKKVMLVAADTFRAGAVAQLVEWGRRVDVPVVTGPEKSDPASVVFDGVKRAVAEGVDILMIDTAGRLQNKENLMAELEKIGRIIKRTLPDAPHETLLALDASTGQNALSQAKEFAKITPLTGLVLTKLDGTAKGGVVLAIRQELDIPVKLIGFGEKIDDIGEFKSEEFMRGLLEGLV
- a CDS encoding Cof-type HAD-IIB family hydrolase → MAIKLIALDLDGTLLTSDKRISEANKKALQAARERGVYVVLTTGRPLQAIGTFLEELDLLGENQYSITFNGGLVQENTGRVLDKVGFTIEDVRTIRRVTNDLDLPLDVLYGGDVYSLPSAHESLYLTCNPLLNKIVASDEEMPEDFVYNKAVSAVAADFLDGQIPKIPAELHERFEIFKSRDILLEWSPKGVHKANGLAKLIGHLGIDQSEVMACGDEGNDLSMIEWAGLGVAMANATEEIKSAANVVLPKTNDEDGIAWAIKHYVLNED
- a CDS encoding HAD family hydrolase, which encodes MINKIYASDMDGTFLREDHSFDKERFRRILNQFKEKGYLFVAASGRSMQSLKLVFEDFVDEIGFVAENGSIVEYQGQTIFMDDPISPEIYLPIIAGIDAGPFGSSQSMVLSGLENFYLLKNAEPQFLEAMTNYYAHFRLVDTFEEVREEIIKINAKFSPEEMDDARRWLNDTFESVTAMTTGFDNIDIIPNGSNKSVGLSHLCAHFEIARQDVVAFGDNQNDLDMFGFAGLALATENAREDVKAKADSIIGHCNDGAVLAYLEEEVNGN